Below is a genomic region from Miscanthus floridulus cultivar M001 chromosome 1, ASM1932011v1, whole genome shotgun sequence.
taatacttatcatatattaTTTGATGCATGCATGTCGAATTATGTTGCAAAATTTATAATACATGTTCGGCTGCCCTGTATTCTACAGTAACTTGCAACATTACACCTGTGAGAGCTACAGTTATCAACGGTGACAAAGTGCAGCCGCTGCCGCTAGAAAAACTAGCAGCTAAACCAGCCTGATAATTGTCTACACAAATAGTTTTAtcgaattatatattttttttacgaCATACATTTTTTTTTGTCTGTTTGGCGTGATTTCTCTCTGGAACATTCGAAAAGGAGTCGCTTTTTGCAGCTCGGACTTCTCTACTGTCCACTGCACCATCTCTgatctaaattataagacgttttggtttttttagatatattgcttttggtatgtatctagacatagtgtatatctacgtacataataaaaaaaaaattatgtatctagaaaaaccaaaatatcttataatttgagacGGATTGATAGAAAATATCTCATCTTCTCTAATTGTTTAGTATAGCTCTTGCATATAAGCTGCCGGTAGAATCATACCAAACAGAGCCTTAGACTGGCCACAACGTGAGCTTTTGCTGGTGCTGAAAGAGGAGAGATAGTGTTTCAGCACCGGTGCTGAACATTGTAGCAGCCGATGCTTGGTCCAATTTTTCAGGCACCATGGCAAGTGTGTTCACCGATGCCTAAACCAATAAAAAATTATATCTCAGGCACAGACAAGCATCGAGAAAGGAAGGGAATGATACTGTGGTCAGAGTCCGCCCACATGCAAGCATCGGTGCCGACACTGTGGGGATTGAAGAGTTCAAGCATCGGTACCCGATGTTAGGTATACTTTTTTTTCAGCATCGCTACGCTGTGGACAGTCTTAGTAGTGTATTGCTTTCGGTCTTAAATGCTTGACCTTGATTTTTGGTGGCCGAGAAGGATGCGTGTTTGATGTTGTAATCCTATAAAAACATGTTGATCGGTGTATTCCATACGGAGTATGTGTTTAGTAGCACTAATAGCATGGAGTATTATAGACCCGGTTCACGTACCCTTAAACCCGatttgatcttttttttttcatccaaaacaatatttttctctcataaatcccttcaaatttatttaaattCCTCCAAACTTCTCCAAAATTTCTCCAAACTAACGGAACCAATATTATTGGCTTTTGCAACAACGACGTGACTCACTTTCCTTGCCTGTCATATGGCGTTACAATCAGTTGTCTGTGTCTACAGTTCTCTCGAGGTCCAGCGTCTCAttcaaaaatagaaaaagaaaagaagccaTCCAATCAGCGGGACGTCCGTCATCCTGGGggagatttaactttttaccattataaagaTGGGCACCTCCTCATATAGTATCTCAACGGTTGCCGCTATATTTTCACCAGTAAAAACAAAAAACAGATACAAAATACCACTTTTGCTCACGTGGCACGCCAGCCCTCGCGCCAGCAGGGATCCCAGTCAACGTACGAGCGTCAAATGTCTCTCCTGCCCCTGCTTTCTCCTTCTTGTCGCCGAACGGCCGTGGCGCGGCTAGCTTGGGGCGGCATGCTCCCTTGCTCCTGCTCCCGTCCTGCCGTAGGGATGGACAAGGGCACAAGGCTCATGTGCGGTCCAGGCTTTATGGCGGCTCGGACTGGCTCGACGTGACGCGGCCGAGGGTGGCAGGGATGCGGCTTGGACGCGGCGTCGACCGGCGGTGTTGGCGCGGCGCGGCCGTGGCGAGCTCTCCAGGGTGCGCGAGATGgcggccacggcgagctccgcTGGGCACGCGGGACAGCAGCCGCGGCGAGCTCGACCAGGGCACGCAAGGCGGCAGCCGCGACGAGCTCCACCGGACGCATGGGACGGTGGTCGCAGATAGCCACGAGCGCAGCCGCGGACAAAGAGTGCACGGAGAGGCAGACTTCCGACCCGTGCGTGCACCAGCCCCTTCAGGTCTTCGTCCGCCCCAGACCCGGCCACGCCGTCGACTCCGCTGCAGCCACGTTGTCGGGAGCGTCGTCGTCAACTTCCTCGGCGGAGGACTTCGTCCAATGCCTCTCTGCGGCCACGGCGAGGCAGCTCGTGTTCCTGCGGAGCTCGAGCGCGTGGCACCCACACATCATCCATGGTCGCATCCCTTGGAGACGGCCGCGCTCCCCTCGCGCTCTCCTCCGCCGAGCCCGCGCGCTCGAGGCACTCGGCAGCCACGAGCTCGTCCTTGTCGACGCGCTCGGACCCGGCATGCCCGCCTAGGCCGCCCTTTCTCTCTCCACTGGCCGGCCATAGGCCCCTGCAGGAACCGGCCATGGCCATGCCCAATGACGGCCTCGTCGCGGTTGCGTGGTTGCCGTCGGCGGCCTTGGACAACAGGTGCgggcgtcgtcgccgtcgtcggtCTAGGGCACGGGCACCGCCGTCGCCGGGCACGAGCTGCGCGCGTTCTGGGCTGCGAGCGCGGACACCGCTAGGGCGCGAGCTGCCGAGGCACGGTGCGAGCGCACGCACTGTCGCCGGGCCAGGGCGCGGGCAACAGCGCGCCATTGCCTGGGCGGAGCACCGCTGCCGCGGGGCATGAGGTGCCGCGCCGCAGATGCCTGGGGCTACCAGCGTGGCCAACGCTGGGCGCGCGAGTTGCGGCGGCCGCCAAGAGCACGGGGCGAAAATGCGAGCTACGTGGGTGGTGAGAAAAATGGCAAGAGGGGCATTTCACACGTCCCGCTGACTCGGATCCACGCTGGCATGAGGAGTTGGTGTGTCACGTAAGCAAAAGTAGtaaatttatagctttttttTCTCTGGATTGACGAAAATGTATTGGCATCCGTTAAAGTGCTATTTAAGGAAGTGCCATTtattataatggtaaaaagttaaaggACGATTCAGTTGTTCTTGTTTTGACTTATTTCAGCTCATTCTCTCGCAGACAACGGTGTTATTCGAAACCGTCAGTACACAGTGCCCTCGCTTCTCTTCCTCGCTCGCAGTCGCAGCACCGCCATCCACACCACAGACCCCAGCTACCACCACCCCATCCCGGCCCTTTCAAAAAAAGGCAGAGCGGCTGCACGCGGACACACCCACTCCTGCCCCCGCTCTCGGCTCTTCCGTTCCGTCCGCTCCAAGCAAGGCACCCCCATCCAATCCAGATGGCGCCGGCGGCCTGGGCGGTTCCGGCGCTCACGGCCGCTGCGTGGGCGCTGCGGGCGGCGGTGTGGGCGTGCCTCGCCGCGTCGGCGATGCTCGTCACCGAGGCCGCGTACATGGGCCTCTCCagcctcgtcgccgccgccgccgcgatgcTGTGGCGCTGGCGCCGCACCGACACGAGGTACCGCTGGGAGCCCATGCCCATGCCCGGGGCCGGGGGCCGCGTCGACGTCGAGGTGGCGGCCACTGGGGCGGACTTCTCCATGGTGCTCGTGCAGATCCCCATGTACAACGAGAGGGAGGTGAGGCGCGCTCTACTTTTCTTTTGGGCACAGCTAGCTATATGTGTGTGCCCCGATTAATTGCAGCTGGCCCATTCCCTCCCTGTTACACGTCGCGAATCGCGAGATTGTAGTACAACCGTAGGTAGGATGCGGCGTTATGAGTTTACGAGGTTTTAGACGTGGACCGTAGTAGGGCCGCAATACCTTAAATGCATCATCATGCTGATAATTTGTGGGCATTTTATCGACGAATTTTCTGGGCGCGCTGTGTCTGATTAGGGTTCTTACTTCTTAGGGGTCCTTTCTCTTGTTTCTGAATGAGATGGGGGGTTTATTATGTATTCAAAGCAACAAGTGTCTCGTTGTGTTTGTACTGTACTTCTCAACTCTCAAGTCGCAAGGTGGAGCTAGGATCAGAAATGGGCTCCACTGTTTACGCGCAAGCTGCCTTTTGTTAGTGCAATCATGATACTAGTACTAGGACATAATTATGGTTTTTTTTTTCGCTACAAGTGACGGCATTGTGGTTCAGTTATGAAAGAAAATCTAAAAAATACCATGGGAACCTAaacgaaaaaaaaaagaatcctaTTAATGAGGACAAGTGGGGCACAATGCAGTGTCGGCTTGTGCTATCCTAGCGTTGAGTAAAGGAAACCAGTGACGATTAAGATGGATGGGGACCGTCTCGTTTTTTCTTGCTGTGCAGACGCTGTGCCTAATGCAAGTAGTAAGCAAGTTTAGTCCTTCCTTTACATTGCTGGGCAATTGACTAACAACGCTAAAAGACCATAGTTTTTCCAAGATGTCTGAACAATGTTCTTGTGTGTCTTGCAATGTTATAAAATTTGACACCGCATCATTGCAATGACCATTTCTTTGTACAGGTGTACAAGCTATCCATTGCTGCGGCGTGTGCCCTCACATGGCCACCAGACCGTATTGTAATACAAGTCTTGGATGATTCCACTGATCCGATTATTAAGGTAGGCCTTGGTTTCAGGGACATAGTTTATCTTGATTGACTAAAAGTAGAAATATTCATGTTTTTGGGTCAAATTGTGGTTGATGTGATGTATTTTTAAACGTTAATTGTGACTTGAAATTGTAAAGGAATGATCAGTTTCTCATTATCAAATGGGGCATATGAATGTTGATACTAATTTGCTAGGTTCGCTCCAGCAACATTGCGTTGGTCTATTGTTGTTATGAATAAGATCATTTAGTCCCTTAGCGAATTTGGAAATATTGATGCTTCAAAATATTTAAAATTTAGAAATGCTTTGGATCAATATACTGGAATATTAAGAGAAAAGGGATTAACAAAGCTTCTGTATGTGCCTCACTCCAGTCAGTATTAATTGGCGTTTGGACAAACAAAAAGTAATAAAGTCTAAGTTAATTTAGTTGTCTGAAACATCAACTACATCTGATTGTAGGTGACACTAGATCACTTGATTACTGCACTGCCATTGTGTAAGATATTATTAAAGATATTTGTGTTGGCTAGCAGCCTGGTATAATGCAAGTTACAAGATATTTTAAGTGTCTAGTATAAGGTTAGCTAAGGTTGTTCTGTTTTTTCTACAGAAAGGGCATTTAGTATGCATGTCTTCAGTTCAATGGCCCCATATGCTAAATGCATCCAGACTCAAGAGCTTCCATTTCATGGTTGTATATAGAAAGTCATGCCACTGTAATATTTTAAAACCATTTTCTTTGAATGCAGGAACTAGTGGAGCTTGAGTGCCAGGATTGGGCCACCAAAAAAGTTAACATCAAGTATGAGGTTAGAGATAACAGAAAGGGATACAAAGCAGGTGCGCTGAAGAAGGGCATGGAACATATATACGCCAAGCAATGTGACTTCGTTGCTATCTTTGATGCGGATTTCCAACCTGAACCTGACTTCCTTTTAAAAACCATACCGTTTCTTGTGCATAACCCAAAGATTGCACTTGTACAAGCACGTTGGGAGTTTGGTAAGCATAAATATATCATTTTGTAGTCATGCATATATTTTGGAATACTCTGTTTTTGGAGTTCCTACCTTTATCTGTGAACAATATAtagaaaaattaaaacaaaatgtTATGTGTGTGGTTCTGATACATGCTGTTGTCCACAACAAGTTTTATTCATGTGTAGTTCTCTTTATTCATTAGAGATTATGTTGGTTTGGTTAATTTAAATTCTTTTGTTTATTTTAATTGTTTCATTACAGAGCTTATTTCTTAATTCTCAGGGTTAGCCAATTCATCCTTGTAAGAGACATGGTATTTCCTCCTTTTAACTAACTAAAGACATCACCCAAGAACTCATGTGCTAACTTGGATGCGCATACCTGATTGGCATTTGGAATATTTCCACCTTACATTGGATAAATGATATTCAGCATTAAAGCCTTTTTGATAGTGAGGACGACAGGATTCTGTTTCATTAATGATCCTTTTGGGGAAgcctttttgtatgctcttcagTTTAGGCTCTTGATAGCAAAATTTCGAGTGACATGACACAGTAATATGTCAGCTGACAATTTTAAGCTGTAAAAAAGGTTCTGATTACTACTGATGTTCTGATGCAATTTCTTTGCATTTGCTATGGCAGTGGTCATATTGATAAAGTAAGCGACAAATTTTGTTCATTATGATTACAGGATGTTCCTGACCTGGCCTTTGCCGGGTGATTTTGCAGTGAACTATGATGTTTGCATGATGACAAGGATACAGAAGATGTCTCTGGACTATCATTTCAAAGTTGAGCAGGAATCAGGATCATTTGTGTAttcattttttggctttaatGGTAAGTGCCGGTTCGTAGCCATACACTGAGGTTCTGATTTTTCCCTGATAAGTTTCTTGTCAGTTGTCATAGGATGGGGTGGGAATGTGGGATAAGCTATGTCATGTGAAAAGCAATAACTATATTCTGTTTACAGGTACAGCTGGTGTGTGGCGTGT
It encodes:
- the LOC136489246 gene encoding probable glucomannan 4-beta-mannosyltransferase 2, whose product is MAPAAWAVPALTAAAWALRAAVWACLAASAMLVTEAAYMGLSSLVAAAAAMLWRWRRTDTRYRWEPMPMPGAGGRVDVEVAATGADFSMVLVQIPMYNEREVYKLSIAAACALTWPPDRIVIQVLDDSTDPIIKELVELECQDWATKKVNIKYEVRDNRKGYKAGALKKGMEHIYAKQCDFVAIFDADFQPEPDFLLKTIPFLVHNPKIALVQARWEFVNYDVCMMTRIQKMSLDYHFKVEQESGSFVYSFFGFNGTAGVWRVSAINQSGGWKDRTTVEDMDLAVRASLKGWEFLYVGDIRVKSELPSTFKAYRHQQHRWTCGAANLFRKMAWEIITNKEVSIWKKHHLLYSFFFVRRVIAPLVTFLFYCVVIPLSAMVPGVSIPVWGLVYIPTAITCMNAIRNPGSLHLMPFWILFENVMSMHRMRAAVTGLLETAHANDWVVTEKVGDLVKDDLDVPLLEPVKPTECVERIYFPELLLALLLLICASYDFVLGSHKYYLYLYLQAFAYVVMGFGFVGTKTPCS